In Chitinophaga nivalis, a single genomic region encodes these proteins:
- the rluF gene encoding 23S rRNA pseudouridine(2604) synthase RluF, translated as MDISVNKYISETGFCSRREADKYIEQGRVTINDNIASKGNRVKDGDVVEVDGEPLKKKKSTIYIALNKPKGITCTTDMKDKTNIIDYVNYPSRIFPIGRLDKRSEGLIFLTNDGDIVNKILRAGNQHEKEYIVTVDQPITVEFIKAMRNGVRILGVVTQKCFVQQEGPNRFRIILTQGLNRQIRRMCEALGFEVTTLKRVRIMNMTLKDLAPGKWRYFTKEEITNINTLVANSSKTAGKGDQDGGMDE; from the coding sequence ATGGACATCAGCGTTAATAAATACATCAGTGAAACCGGTTTTTGCAGCCGGAGAGAGGCCGACAAATACATTGAACAGGGACGTGTCACCATCAATGATAACATTGCCTCAAAAGGAAACCGTGTAAAAGATGGAGATGTAGTGGAAGTAGACGGAGAACCGCTGAAAAAGAAGAAGTCCACCATTTATATTGCCCTCAACAAACCTAAGGGAATTACCTGTACCACAGATATGAAGGATAAGACGAACATCATCGATTATGTCAATTATCCTTCCCGCATTTTCCCGATCGGCCGGCTGGACAAACGTTCAGAAGGCCTCATCTTCCTGACCAACGATGGCGATATTGTCAATAAAATTCTGCGTGCCGGTAACCAGCACGAGAAAGAATATATTGTTACGGTAGATCAACCTATTACCGTGGAATTTATCAAGGCCATGCGAAACGGTGTGCGCATTCTGGGCGTGGTTACCCAGAAATGTTTTGTACAGCAGGAAGGACCGAACCGTTTCCGCATCATCCTGACGCAGGGCCTCAACCGGCAGATCCGCCGCATGTGTGAGGCACTCGGCTTTGAAGTGACGACGCTGAAACGGGTACGTATCATGAATATGACCCTCAAGGATCTCGCCCCCGGCAAATGGCGTTACTTCACGAAAGAGGAAATCACCAACATCAATACCCTGGTGGCCAACAGCAGCAAAACTGCCGGCAAAGGTGATCAGGATGGTGGAATGGATGAATAA
- a CDS encoding LLM class flavin-dependent oxidoreductase, whose translation MNKQHTATRPLSVLDLATVVEGQTPADAFHRSLELAQFAEEAGFKRFWMAEHHNMVSVASSATSVLLGYIAGGTKHIRVGSGGIMLPNHAPLVIAEQFGTLAALYPDRIDLGLGRAPGTDQVTARALRRDRMSAANDFPEEVLELQTYFSPDNCNSPVRAIPGEGLDVPIWILGSSTDSAYLAAAMGLPYAFASHFAPTHLHAALRIYREHFKPSEFLQQPYTMACVNVVAADTNEEAQHLATSFYQMFLGIIRGRLRQLPPPVASMDNIWSPHEKAAAQQMLDYSFVGDPAKIRQDLKGFLDATAVDELMVTAHIYDQSARLHSYKLLRELFDDVG comes from the coding sequence ATGAATAAGCAGCATACCGCAACGCGTCCTTTATCGGTATTGGACCTGGCCACCGTAGTGGAAGGACAAACACCCGCCGACGCGTTTCACCGCAGCCTGGAGCTGGCGCAGTTTGCAGAAGAGGCAGGATTTAAGCGTTTCTGGATGGCAGAGCACCATAATATGGTCAGCGTAGCCAGTTCGGCCACCTCCGTACTGCTGGGCTATATCGCCGGCGGTACTAAACATATACGGGTAGGTTCCGGTGGCATCATGCTACCTAACCATGCCCCACTGGTGATTGCAGAGCAGTTTGGTACCCTCGCTGCCCTGTACCCCGACCGGATCGACCTGGGATTGGGCCGGGCGCCAGGTACCGATCAGGTAACCGCCCGCGCATTACGCCGCGACCGTATGTCAGCAGCCAACGATTTCCCGGAAGAGGTGCTGGAATTACAAACCTATTTTTCACCGGATAATTGTAATAGTCCCGTAAGAGCCATCCCCGGAGAAGGACTGGATGTGCCTATCTGGATACTGGGCTCCAGCACCGACAGTGCTTACCTGGCCGCCGCCATGGGCTTGCCCTATGCGTTTGCCAGCCACTTTGCACCTACCCACCTGCATGCCGCGCTGCGTATCTATCGCGAACATTTCAAACCATCTGAATTCTTACAACAGCCATATACCATGGCCTGCGTCAACGTAGTGGCTGCAGATACCAATGAAGAAGCCCAACACCTGGCAACGTCTTTCTATCAGATGTTCCTGGGCATCATCCGGGGCCGGCTGCGGCAGCTGCCACCGCCGGTAGCCAGCATGGACAATATCTGGAGCCCACATGAAAAAGCGGCCGCCCAACAGATGCTGGACTACTCTTTTGTAGGTGATCCGGCTAAGATCCGGCAGGACCTGAAAGGCTTCCTGGATGCGACCGCCGTCGATGAACTGATGGTAACGGCACATATCTACGATCAATCTGCCCGGTTACATTCCTATAAATTATTGCGTGAATTGTTTGATGATGTAGGATAG